In a single window of the Olivibacter sp. SDN3 genome:
- the fbaA gene encoding class II fructose-bisphosphate aldolase, whose amino-acid sequence MSLKGYKGVVHGDAVQELFEIAKEHKFALPAVNVIGTNSINAVMETAKAVNSPVIIQLSNGGAQFYAGKTLDNDKLQACVLGAVSAAHHVHLLAEHYGVAVLLHTDHAAKKLLPWIDGLLDHGEKFFAQYGKPLFSSHMLDLSEEPIEENIEISKKYLARMKPLGMTVEIELGVTGGEEDGVDNTDVDSSKLYTQPEEVGYAYEELSKVSDKFTVAAAFGNVHGVYKPGNVKLQPIILKNSQDYIRDKFNLDAEKPVNFVFHGGSGSSPQEIEEAISYGAIKMNIDTDMQWAFWEGIKDYYQANEGYLQSQIGNPQGEDSPNKKYYDPRVWLRKGEESFVKRLTQAFEELNCIDANSKF is encoded by the coding sequence ATGAGTTTAAAAGGTTATAAAGGTGTTGTGCATGGAGATGCTGTACAAGAATTGTTTGAGATAGCAAAAGAACATAAATTTGCACTTCCAGCAGTAAACGTAATTGGAACTAACTCCATTAATGCAGTAATGGAAACGGCAAAAGCTGTTAATTCACCTGTGATTATACAATTATCTAATGGAGGAGCACAATTTTATGCAGGAAAAACATTGGATAATGATAAGTTACAAGCCTGTGTTTTGGGAGCGGTTTCGGCCGCACACCACGTACATCTATTAGCTGAACATTACGGTGTGGCAGTTCTTTTACATACAGACCATGCTGCTAAAAAGTTATTACCGTGGATTGATGGGTTGCTTGATCATGGCGAAAAATTCTTTGCCCAATATGGTAAACCATTATTTTCTTCACATATGTTAGACTTGTCTGAGGAACCCATTGAAGAGAATATAGAAATATCCAAGAAGTACTTAGCACGCATGAAACCACTTGGTATGACTGTGGAAATCGAGTTAGGTGTAACAGGTGGTGAGGAAGATGGTGTTGATAACACGGACGTAGATAGTTCCAAGCTTTATACGCAACCCGAAGAAGTAGGCTATGCATATGAAGAACTTAGTAAGGTGAGTGATAAATTTACGGTCGCCGCTGCATTTGGTAATGTTCATGGAGTATATAAGCCAGGCAACGTTAAACTACAACCTATTATTCTGAAAAATTCACAAGACTATATTCGCGATAAGTTTAATTTAGACGCTGAAAAACCTGTTAACTTTGTTTTTCACGGTGGTTCTGGGTCTTCTCCACAAGAAATTGAAGAAGCTATTTCCTATGGTGCTATAAAGATGAATATTGATACTGATATGCAATGGGCGTTCTGGGAAGGTATTAAAGATTATTATCAAGCGAACGAAGGCTATTTACAAAGTCAGATAGGTAATCCTCAAGGAGAAGATTCACCAAACAAAAAATACTATGATCCACGTGTTTGGTTGAGGAAGGGAGAGGAAAGTTTCGTGAAGCGTTTAACTCAAGCATTTGAGGAGTTGAATTGTATCGATGCAAATAGTAAATTTTAG
- the accD gene encoding acetyl-CoA carboxylase, carboxyltransferase subunit beta produces MAWFKRDRAGINTATENKKEAPDGLWNKCPSCKKPLLKSEQIENRYVCQYCGYHLRIGSTEYFSVLFDDNQFTELFIDLRSGDPLNFEDTKKYTERLAESYAKTGLNDAIRCGHGKIEGQGIVIACMDFTFIGGSMGSVVGEKIARSIDYCIKHKLPFLLISKSGGARMMEAAFSLMQMAKTSAKLALLSQAKLPYISLLTDPTTGGVTASYAMLGDINIAEPGALIGFAGPRVIKETIKKDLPKGFQTAEFVLEHGFLDFIVDRRAMKHKIATFLKMLN; encoded by the coding sequence ATGGCTTGGTTTAAACGAGATCGCGCCGGAATTAATACGGCTACAGAAAACAAAAAAGAAGCTCCAGATGGTTTATGGAATAAATGCCCGTCATGTAAGAAGCCCCTTTTAAAATCAGAACAAATTGAGAACAGATATGTGTGTCAATATTGCGGCTATCATTTGAGAATTGGCTCCACCGAATATTTTTCAGTTCTTTTTGACGACAATCAATTCACCGAATTATTCATTGATCTCCGGTCTGGAGATCCCCTAAACTTTGAAGACACCAAAAAATATACTGAGCGTCTCGCCGAGAGCTATGCCAAAACGGGGTTAAACGATGCCATTCGTTGTGGTCATGGAAAAATAGAGGGACAAGGAATAGTTATTGCATGTATGGATTTCACATTTATTGGCGGTTCCATGGGGTCTGTAGTAGGTGAAAAAATTGCTCGTTCCATTGATTATTGCATAAAACACAAGCTACCCTTCCTGCTCATTTCAAAATCAGGTGGTGCAAGAATGATGGAAGCTGCATTCTCTTTGATGCAAATGGCCAAAACATCTGCCAAATTAGCACTCTTAAGCCAGGCAAAACTTCCTTACATTTCTTTATTAACCGACCCAACTACCGGAGGTGTTACGGCTTCATACGCCATGTTGGGTGATATTAATATCGCCGAACCGGGCGCTTTAATTGGCTTCGCTGGCCCTAGAGTCATTAAAGAAACCATCAAAAAGGATCTTCCTAAAGGATTTCAAACTGCTGAGTTTGTTCTCGAACACGGATTTTTAGATTTTATTGTGGATAGAAGGGCTATGAAACATAAAATAGCCACATTCCTTAAGATGCTTAATTAA
- a CDS encoding cysteine desulfurase family protein, giving the protein MRIYLDNAATTAIDQEVLKEMLVVMQENYGNPSSIHADGRQVRTIIEKARKKVANLLKVSPSEIFFTSGGTEADNTAIRRGIADNNITQAISSPLEHHAVLHTLQELEREGTIVLHLLNVDDKGHVDLNQLEQLLKNNTRAFVSLMHANNELGTITDIYKVAEICNAYNALFHSDTVQTVGHFAHDLSKLNLSFLAGAAHKFHGPKGAGFMYVNHNVKIKPFIYGGAQERNMRGGTENVYGIVGLAKALEIAYEQMEEHRSYIQGLKDYMIEQLSQHIPDVRFNGELDAAKSLYTVLNVSFPAMDMADMLLFNLDIAGISASGGSACSSGSNIGSHVLSSIGVEVDRPSIRFSFSKYNKKEEIDFVVSKVKELCLQKV; this is encoded by the coding sequence ATGCGTATTTATTTAGATAATGCAGCGACAACAGCAATAGACCAAGAGGTATTAAAGGAAATGCTTGTTGTAATGCAGGAAAATTATGGAAATCCGTCTTCCATTCATGCAGACGGCAGACAAGTACGGACAATTATAGAAAAGGCCCGTAAGAAAGTGGCTAATTTATTGAAAGTTTCTCCGTCTGAAATATTCTTTACTTCAGGAGGAACGGAGGCCGATAATACGGCCATTAGAAGAGGAATCGCCGATAACAATATCACGCAGGCAATCAGCTCTCCACTTGAGCATCATGCCGTACTTCATACACTACAGGAGTTGGAAAGAGAAGGTACCATCGTGTTACATTTGTTAAACGTTGATGATAAGGGGCATGTTGATTTAAATCAATTAGAGCAGCTATTAAAAAACAACACACGTGCTTTTGTTTCATTAATGCATGCGAATAATGAGCTGGGTACAATCACTGACATCTATAAAGTAGCCGAAATTTGCAATGCATACAATGCATTGTTCCACTCAGATACTGTACAAACGGTAGGGCATTTTGCGCATGACCTCAGTAAGTTGAATTTAAGTTTTCTAGCAGGAGCCGCTCATAAATTTCACGGTCCGAAAGGTGCTGGTTTCATGTATGTTAATCATAATGTGAAAATAAAACCTTTTATATATGGAGGAGCACAGGAAAGAAACATGAGGGGGGGGACAGAGAATGTATATGGTATTGTTGGATTGGCAAAAGCGCTTGAGATTGCTTATGAACAGATGGAAGAGCATCGTAGTTATATCCAAGGTTTGAAGGATTATATGATTGAGCAGCTTTCACAACATATTCCGGATGTTCGATTTAATGGTGAGTTAGATGCAGCTAAAAGTTTATATACGGTTTTAAATGTTTCATTTCCAGCCATGGACATGGCTGATATGTTATTGTTTAACCTAGATATTGCTGGTATTTCTGCCTCTGGGGGTAGCGCATGTAGTTCCGGTTCTAACATTGGCTCTCATGTACTTAGTTCGATAGGCGTTGAAGTTGATAGACCTTCTATAAGGTTTTCCTTCAGTAAATACAACAAAAAGGAAGAGATTGATTTTGTCGTATCGAAGGTCAAAGAATTGTGTTTGCAAAAAGTCTAG
- the glmM gene encoding phosphoglucosamine mutase: MTLIKSISGIRGIIGGRPGNGLTPVDIVKFTAAFGKFITGIENNKKMVVGRDARISGQMVNNIVIGTLQSIGIDVVDLGLSTTPTVEIAVPKERAAGGIILTASHNPTEWNALKLLNKNGEFINDEEGKQVLAMAEHLDFDFANVNELGTLTHDESYLQKHIEEILTLELVDQQAIAGANFSVAVDAVNSSGGIFVPALLKALGVKTIYELYCDPNGYFPHNPEPLPANLTDLSALVVREKADFGIAVDPDVDRLCFVMENGEMFGEEYTLVAVADYILQNKKGNTVSNLSSTRALKDVTEKHGGVYHAAAVGEVNVVTKMKEVDAVIGGEGNGGVIYPATHYGRDALAGIAIFLTHLAKSKKKISVLRNEYPAYFMSKNKIVLTPDLDIDNLLTTMRDKYKDTPHSTLDGLKIDFENEWVHLRKSNTEPIIRIYAEAPTQVEANALAERIMAEIQFVVSKK, from the coding sequence ATGACATTAATTAAATCTATTTCAGGTATTAGAGGAATAATTGGAGGGCGTCCTGGCAATGGACTTACACCGGTGGATATCGTGAAATTTACTGCGGCATTCGGGAAATTCATTACAGGTATAGAGAACAATAAAAAAATGGTAGTTGGAAGAGATGCGCGAATTTCTGGCCAAATGGTTAACAATATTGTAATTGGAACCTTGCAGAGTATTGGTATTGATGTTGTTGATCTAGGTTTATCTACAACACCCACCGTAGAAATAGCTGTTCCTAAAGAACGGGCAGCAGGAGGAATTATTCTGACAGCCAGTCATAATCCAACGGAATGGAATGCGCTTAAATTATTGAACAAAAATGGTGAATTTATTAATGACGAAGAAGGAAAGCAGGTATTGGCAATGGCTGAGCACCTTGATTTCGATTTTGCCAATGTAAATGAGTTAGGGACGCTTACGCACGACGAAAGTTATCTTCAAAAGCATATAGAAGAAATATTAACATTAGAGCTAGTCGATCAGCAAGCTATAGCGGGAGCAAATTTTTCTGTTGCAGTAGATGCGGTCAACTCTTCGGGCGGTATTTTTGTCCCGGCATTATTGAAAGCACTTGGTGTAAAAACCATTTACGAGCTATATTGTGATCCAAATGGATATTTTCCTCATAACCCCGAGCCGCTACCTGCTAATCTAACAGATTTATCTGCATTAGTTGTTCGCGAGAAGGCTGATTTTGGAATAGCAGTAGATCCTGACGTTGACAGGCTATGTTTCGTAATGGAAAATGGGGAGATGTTCGGTGAAGAGTACACCTTGGTTGCTGTAGCAGATTATATTTTACAAAATAAAAAAGGAAATACTGTCTCTAATCTATCATCAACTAGAGCGTTAAAAGACGTTACAGAGAAGCATGGAGGCGTATATCATGCGGCGGCAGTAGGTGAAGTGAATGTAGTTACTAAAATGAAGGAGGTTGATGCTGTGATTGGTGGAGAAGGAAATGGTGGAGTTATTTATCCTGCTACACACTATGGAAGAGATGCACTGGCGGGAATCGCCATTTTTCTAACGCACTTAGCTAAAAGTAAAAAGAAAATTTCAGTATTAAGAAATGAATATCCTGCATATTTTATGTCTAAAAATAAAATTGTGCTTACACCCGATTTAGACATTGATAATTTGTTGACAACAATGAGGGATAAATACAAGGATACGCCACATAGTACACTTGATGGTCTGAAGATAGATTTTGAAAATGAATGGGTACATTTACGAAAATCAAATACAGAACCTATTATTAGGATCTATGCGGAGGCTCCTACTCAAGTAGAGGCCAACGCCTTAGCTGAAAGGATTATGGCAGAGATACAGTTTGTGGTATCGAAAAAATAA
- a CDS encoding bifunctional 2-polyprenyl-6-hydroxyphenol methylase/3-demethylubiquinol 3-O-methyltransferase UbiG, whose amino-acid sequence MAEEWFERWFNTPYYHTLYKQHNSNEAAHLLASLSAHLNLRKQARVLDVACGKGRHSIILNKKGFDVTGIDISPANITHAKQYENEKLHFHRHDMRKLLYTNYFDVAFNLFTSFGYFNTKREHIKTLQNLNKSLHANGLFVIDYFNTFKVLKTMHKSETKTIGGITFHIKKEFIDKKIVKLISFDVNGRQQCYMEKVSAFMVEDFQELFSKSHFRIIDIFGDYALSPYCQNKADRLLIICKKTVC is encoded by the coding sequence ATGGCAGAAGAGTGGTTTGAACGATGGTTTAACACACCATATTATCATACATTGTATAAGCAACATAACAGCAATGAAGCAGCCCACCTTTTAGCATCTTTAAGCGCTCATCTAAACCTCAGGAAACAAGCGAGAGTATTGGATGTAGCTTGTGGTAAAGGTAGGCATTCCATTATCTTGAATAAGAAAGGGTTTGACGTTACAGGTATAGATATCTCACCTGCAAATATTACTCATGCGAAACAATATGAAAATGAGAAGTTGCATTTCCATAGGCATGATATGCGAAAATTATTGTATACGAACTATTTTGATGTAGCATTTAACCTTTTTACAAGTTTCGGCTATTTCAACACAAAAAGAGAACATATCAAAACACTTCAAAATCTTAACAAAAGTTTACACGCGAATGGGCTTTTTGTAATTGATTATTTTAATACCTTTAAAGTATTAAAAACAATGCATAAATCTGAAACTAAAACTATAGGTGGAATAACATTCCATATTAAAAAGGAATTTATCGACAAAAAAATTGTAAAACTTATATCGTTCGATGTAAATGGTAGGCAACAGTGTTACATGGAAAAGGTATCCGCATTTATGGTAGAGGATTTTCAGGAACTTTTTTCCAAAAGTCACTTTAGGATAATAGATATTTTTGGCGACTATGCGTTAAGTCCATACTGCCAAAACAAGGCTGACCGATTATTAATTATATGTAAGAAAACCGTATGTTAA
- a CDS encoding phosphatase PAP2 family protein gives MLTSILQFDTDLFLMINQDMTNVVFDWLMPQLRNPYTWAPLYLFILIFSIKTYKRRGVIMMLFLVLSFGVADFVSASVIKPNLKRVRPCNEITLQGETISRIRCGSGFSFPSSHASNHFAMAIFLIMMFKNRWHSILWIGLLWAFSISFAQIYVGVHYPLDVLGGALLGALIGYAMASIFWRVQPDQKNT, from the coding sequence ATGTTAACATCGATATTACAATTTGACACTGATTTGTTTTTAATGATCAATCAAGATATGACTAATGTTGTATTTGATTGGCTCATGCCTCAGCTAAGAAACCCGTATACATGGGCTCCTCTTTATCTTTTTATTCTTATTTTCTCTATTAAAACTTATAAGCGCAGAGGGGTGATCATGATGCTTTTCTTGGTTTTAAGTTTCGGTGTCGCTGATTTTGTTTCTGCTTCCGTCATTAAGCCCAATTTAAAACGAGTGCGGCCCTGTAACGAAATAACCCTGCAAGGAGAAACCATTAGCCGGATAAGATGTGGGAGTGGTTTCAGTTTTCCATCCTCCCACGCAAGCAATCATTTTGCTATGGCAATCTTTTTGATCATGATGTTTAAAAACAGATGGCATTCCATCCTCTGGATTGGGTTGTTATGGGCTTTTTCCATAAGTTTTGCACAGATATACGTAGGCGTGCACTATCCATTGGATGTGCTCGGTGGAGCGCTGCTAGGTGCATTAATAGGATATGCTATGGCTAGCATATTTTGGCGAGTTCAACCTGATCAAAAAAACACTTGA
- a CDS encoding ZIP family metal transporter: MTIGIIVVLFFSAFLGGISVFFVKRDNTNLLKLILSFSGAYLFSITVLHLIPEVYSVDTSEHIGIYVLIGFLFQLLLEQFSEGIEHGHIHKHNHQNNKFPTGVMISLCVHAFLEGVPLTKGPQKELLFGIAIHHIPAAFALGSLLIQTSLKNRTLIIALFIFALMSPLGFILSNTISNGGIGDIEQYFDKIMAIVIGIFLHISTTILFESSSADHHHFNRKKVIAVLLGIGASTLNFLFH; encoded by the coding sequence ATGACCATAGGTATTATTGTTGTATTGTTTTTTTCAGCTTTTCTCGGGGGAATAAGTGTATTCTTCGTTAAAAGAGACAACACTAATCTATTAAAATTAATATTATCATTTAGTGGCGCCTATCTATTTTCGATTACTGTACTTCATTTAATACCGGAAGTATATAGCGTTGACACATCGGAGCATATCGGTATTTATGTTTTGATTGGTTTTTTGTTTCAATTACTCCTTGAGCAATTTTCGGAAGGTATTGAACACGGGCATATTCACAAACACAACCACCAAAACAACAAGTTCCCGACGGGCGTAATGATAAGCCTATGCGTGCATGCTTTTTTAGAGGGTGTGCCTTTGACTAAAGGCCCTCAGAAGGAACTACTTTTTGGTATTGCTATTCACCATATTCCTGCAGCGTTCGCTTTGGGAAGTTTATTAATCCAAACATCATTAAAAAATAGAACGCTGATCATTGCGCTTTTTATCTTCGCGTTAATGTCGCCATTGGGTTTTATCCTCAGCAATACCATAAGTAACGGAGGAATAGGTGACATCGAGCAGTACTTTGATAAAATCATGGCAATAGTAATTGGTATCTTTTTACATATTTCGACGACTATTCTATTTGAATCTTCGTCTGCGGATCATCATCATTTTAACAGAAAGAAGGTTATTGCAGTACTATTAGGTATCGGCGCTTCTACACTTAATTTTCTATTTCACTAA
- a CDS encoding MarR family winged helix-turn-helix transcriptional regulator: MKIEEVLLTNKFENEYHKASLNIMYTSNFIQSLLKRRTDKEHITLQQYNILRILRGQNSKPATINLLKERLLDRMSDVSRIVDRLVQKKLVSRRMSNVDRRAVDIFITVEGLEVLKKLDKEMSIHAVLEQKLTDDECKQLNALLDKMRG; encoded by the coding sequence ATGAAGATAGAAGAGGTACTGTTGACTAATAAATTCGAGAACGAATATCACAAAGCGTCACTTAATATTATGTACACAAGTAATTTTATTCAAAGTCTTTTAAAGAGACGTACGGATAAAGAACATATAACTTTACAGCAGTATAATATCTTAAGAATTTTAAGGGGGCAAAACTCCAAGCCCGCAACGATCAATCTGTTAAAGGAGCGGTTGTTAGACAGAATGTCTGATGTGAGTAGAATCGTGGATAGATTGGTTCAAAAAAAATTGGTTTCCAGACGTATGAGCAACGTTGATCGTAGAGCAGTAGATATCTTTATTACAGTGGAAGGATTGGAAGTTCTGAAAAAGTTGGATAAGGAGATGTCTATCCATGCTGTTTTGGAACAGAAATTAACGGATGATGAGTGTAAGCAATTAAACGCTCTATTAGATAAAATGAGAGGTTAA
- a CDS encoding MBL fold metallo-hydrolase has translation MIIDENGIFCPYGKFYLDAKHAVDTVVVSHAHGDHAVPGCGAVYTTAPTKYFMDHRYGKRSGKQFHIIGDDEPFIINNVVLTFYPAGHMLGSVSVLMVYRGVRYLYTGDYKLQEDETCDPVHFVQADVLITESTFANPSIRHPDPIEEIMKLNTTTFPILLGTYALGKAQRLTALINTYCPQKTVLLHHSIIPFHRIYERFGFTRWNYLAYNRKQMKGYKEDLIYLVPPLTFNSYFKASNLLKVFASGWKRLQERNNIELFISDHVDWYDIKETIAVVKPREIWTLHGDGKYLSEFYDDRISVKHL, from the coding sequence TTGATAATTGATGAAAACGGTATTTTTTGCCCATATGGTAAGTTTTATTTAGATGCTAAACATGCTGTAGATACAGTGGTTGTGTCCCATGCGCATGGCGATCATGCCGTTCCCGGGTGTGGAGCAGTATATACCACAGCGCCCACCAAATATTTTATGGATCATAGATATGGAAAGAGATCTGGTAAACAATTTCATATAATTGGGGATGATGAACCGTTTATAATTAATAATGTGGTGTTGACTTTTTATCCCGCAGGCCACATGTTAGGATCCGTTAGTGTGTTAATGGTGTATCGTGGAGTAAGGTACCTGTATACTGGTGATTATAAATTGCAAGAAGACGAAACATGTGATCCCGTTCATTTTGTTCAAGCTGATGTTTTGATTACTGAAAGTACTTTTGCTAATCCCTCTATTAGGCATCCTGATCCCATTGAAGAGATAATGAAGCTAAATACGACAACTTTTCCGATACTATTGGGTACCTATGCCCTGGGCAAGGCTCAACGATTAACGGCCTTAATCAATACGTATTGTCCTCAAAAAACAGTGCTGCTTCATCATTCGATAATCCCCTTTCACAGGATTTATGAACGTTTTGGGTTTACTCGTTGGAATTATCTCGCTTATAATAGAAAGCAGATGAAAGGGTATAAAGAAGATCTGATTTATTTAGTCCCACCATTAACGTTTAATAGCTATTTCAAAGCGTCTAATCTATTAAAGGTATTTGCCTCTGGCTGGAAAAGGCTTCAAGAAAGAAACAATATTGAGTTGTTCATTTCGGATCATGTAGATTGGTACGACATTAAGGAAACAATAGCTGTTGTCAAACCTCGGGAAATTTGGACTTTACATGGAGATGGAAAATACCTGTCCGAGTTTTATGATGATAGAATAAGCGTTAAGCACTTATAA
- the coaE gene encoding dephospho-CoA kinase (Dephospho-CoA kinase (CoaE) performs the final step in coenzyme A biosynthesis.) — MLQIGITGGIGSGKTVVCKIFEVLGYPVFYADKEAQRVMKDDAQLVENIKSTFGEASYLDSGEVNRKFLADVVFHDQIKLAMLNQLVHPATIKAYENWVKEQKTLLVFKEAALLFESGSYKLSDMNVLVTAPLDLRIKRVMKRDNVSKDAVISRVNKQMEDFEKEKLADFVVVNNDQIALIPQVLKLHRYFIDMRPKG, encoded by the coding sequence ATGCTACAGATAGGAATTACCGGAGGTATTGGAAGTGGAAAAACGGTTGTATGTAAAATTTTCGAAGTACTGGGTTACCCCGTGTTTTATGCAGATAAGGAGGCACAACGAGTAATGAAAGACGACGCTCAATTGGTTGAAAATATTAAAAGTACTTTTGGAGAAGCTTCGTACCTGGATAGTGGCGAAGTCAATAGAAAGTTCCTGGCAGATGTTGTTTTTCATGATCAAATAAAATTAGCGATGCTTAATCAACTTGTTCATCCAGCTACAATAAAAGCTTATGAAAACTGGGTAAAAGAGCAAAAAACGTTACTTGTATTTAAAGAAGCAGCATTGTTGTTTGAGAGTGGCAGTTATAAGCTGTCGGATATGAATGTTTTGGTAACCGCTCCACTTGATTTACGAATAAAGAGAGTAATGAAGCGAGATAATGTCTCAAAAGATGCCGTAATTTCTAGGGTAAATAAACAAATGGAAGATTTCGAAAAAGAGAAATTGGCCGACTTTGTTGTCGTAAATAATGATCAAATCGCTTTAATACCACAGGTCTTAAAATTGCATCGTTATTTTATAGATATGAGGCCTAAAGGGTAG
- a CDS encoding YbbR-like domain-containing protein, protein MALFNLNRKQQKKLTLFAVCLLVSFLVWSLFALSNRYVYSVNVSLKYVNIPPKRAFHPLQSDTVKMQVEGTGWQVLFSNLRLKSQDIQVDLNGLKSRDWVVFSNQMGYINRQFSANQRIVSIAPDTLYFNFSEQAVKRVPVSLNYNFEFKKQYDVVGDVLLEPKFVTVTGPLEDLVQIDHWSTDTFSRKDVGEEVVARLSLSKSQKANINVHPSMVDIRIPVGEVTEKIVDVQIKAENTRGYRQVKILPEKVRITVMVSLANYTAIDKDSFEAVINLEDWKSNHIKNLPVIITKVPDFVKIVKCEPQNVEFLLWK, encoded by the coding sequence ATGGCACTTTTTAATCTTAATAGGAAGCAACAGAAAAAATTGACTTTATTCGCAGTATGTTTGCTAGTTTCCTTTTTAGTATGGAGCCTCTTTGCGTTATCGAATAGGTACGTGTATAGTGTGAATGTGTCGCTTAAGTATGTTAATATACCGCCGAAGCGTGCATTTCATCCCTTGCAGTCTGATACTGTAAAGATGCAGGTGGAGGGTACGGGTTGGCAAGTGCTCTTTTCAAATCTGCGACTGAAGTCGCAAGATATTCAAGTGGATTTGAATGGGCTAAAGTCTCGAGATTGGGTAGTTTTCTCTAATCAAATGGGATATATTAACAGACAGTTTAGTGCCAATCAGCGTATAGTGTCTATTGCACCAGATACTTTGTATTTTAATTTTTCGGAACAAGCGGTGAAGCGCGTACCGGTGAGCTTGAACTATAACTTTGAATTTAAAAAGCAATACGATGTAGTTGGTGATGTGTTGCTAGAACCTAAGTTTGTAACGGTTACTGGCCCTCTAGAGGATTTAGTGCAGATTGATCATTGGAGCACCGATACCTTTAGTCGAAAAGATGTCGGTGAGGAAGTAGTTGCTCGATTAAGTCTTTCAAAAAGCCAGAAGGCAAATATTAATGTCCATCCATCAATGGTAGATATTAGAATACCCGTTGGAGAGGTAACTGAAAAAATTGTAGATGTACAAATAAAAGCCGAAAATACGAGAGGTTATCGACAAGTAAAAATTCTCCCTGAAAAAGTCAGAATCACTGTAATGGTGTCGTTGGCCAATTACACAGCTATAGATAAAGATTCTTTTGAGGCTGTCATTAATTTGGAAGACTGGAAGAGCAATCATATTAAAAATTTGCCTGTTATTATCACAAAGGTTCCAGATTTCGTTAAAATAGTTAAGTGTGAGCCACAGAACGTGGAGTTTTTATTGTGGAAATAA
- the yajC gene encoding preprotein translocase subunit YajC — protein MTITTVILQAGGGGMQSLIMMGLIVVVFYFFMIRPQMKKQKEHKKFIEELKLNDKVVTTAGIHGRIVEIGENTLMIDVGSGTKIKFDKTAVSLDASKVVNAPKQTNAAAEEKK, from the coding sequence ATGACAATAACAACAGTTATATTACAAGCAGGAGGTGGAGGAATGCAATCCTTAATTATGATGGGATTGATTGTGGTTGTATTTTATTTTTTTATGATACGGCCTCAAATGAAAAAGCAGAAGGAACATAAGAAATTCATTGAAGAGTTAAAGCTTAATGATAAGGTTGTAACAACGGCTGGAATCCATGGGCGAATTGTGGAGATCGGTGAAAACACCTTGATGATTGATGTTGGTAGTGGAACGAAAATTAAATTTGATAAGACTGCCGTATCCTTGGACGCATCGAAGGTGGTAAACGCTCCTAAACAAACGAATGCTGCCGCGGAAGAAAAGAAATAA
- a CDS encoding DUF1573 domain-containing protein, whose product MKIKFLTLYAAVFVFAACNNESKKSEESAGENIIESVNTDDNTGVNMQIPDSADVANAPIITFDRDTYDFSNIKEGEKVTHTFEFTNEGKSPLIISDVQAGCGCTTPKFDKKPIKPGENGSIEVGFNSAGQKGVQHKIITVYSNADPAQSMLHLKGEVQ is encoded by the coding sequence ATGAAAATAAAATTTTTAACATTGTATGCCGCTGTGTTTGTTTTTGCAGCATGTAACAATGAATCAAAAAAATCAGAAGAGAGTGCGGGTGAAAACATTATCGAAAGCGTAAATACAGATGATAATACGGGAGTAAATATGCAGATTCCGGATTCTGCCGATGTTGCAAATGCACCTATTATTACCTTCGATAGGGATACATATGATTTTTCTAATATTAAGGAGGGCGAAAAAGTAACCCATACCTTTGAATTTACGAATGAAGGGAAATCTCCTTTAATTATTAGTGATGTGCAGGCAGGTTGTGGTTGTACTACACCTAAGTTTGATAAAAAACCTATAAAACCTGGTGAAAATGGAAGCATTGAAGTTGGTTTTAACAGTGCAGGGCAAAAAGGGGTGCAACATAAAATTATTACCGTTTATAGTAACGCCGATCCGGCGCAGAGCATGTTGCATTTAAAAGGCGAAGTACAGTAA